TGCCAGTTCGAGAAGCCTTGCTGTACTTAACGGCAAGGGTGACGAGTTCTGGCGATTAGTATTCTAATAGGATTCTGTGCAACGTGATTGCTGTGCCAGTAGTTGAGACCCGTTGTTCCTACAGGACGTGTGGTCAAAACCAAAGCGTGGCAGTCAACACATGTGATATCGTTAATCATAGAAACCATCGAGGTTCTAGATTTCAAGATCGCAAGCCCGTGTAAGCGAGTTTGTTGTTTTGAGTTCGGGATTTCGACGGCCAATCTATTAAGGGCACATGGGGGATGTCTTGGCGTTAAAAGTAGAAGGGCGTGGAAGTCTGCGAAATGCCTGGGGGAGCTGACAAACAAGCAATGATCCCGGGATGCCCGATTGCTACCTGCTGAATTCATAGGCAGGCTAGTTACAACCTGGTGAACTGAAACATCTAAGTAACCAGAGGAAGAGAAAGAAAAATCGATTCCGTCAGTAGCGGCGAGCGAAATCGGAATAGCCCAAACCGAGGGGGTTTCCCTCTCGGGGTTGTAGGACTCTAACATTGGATTGTGTGTTGTTAGTGGAAGATTCTGGAAAGGATCACCACAGAGGGTGACAGTCCCGTACACGAAAATAAACACACACCATAGGAGCACCTGAGTAGGTCCAGTCACGTGAAACCTGGACTGAATCCACGGGGACCATCCCGTAAGGCTAAATACTCTTTAACGACCGATAGCGTACCAGTAGCGTGAGTGAAAGGTGAGAAGAACCCCCGCTAGGGGAGGAATGTGAACCTGAAACCATGTGCCTACAAGCGGTCGGAGCACTATTTTAATGTGTGACGGCGTGCCTTTTGCATAATGATCCGGCGAGTTGTGGTAAATGGCTTGGTTAAGTTCTTACGGAACGAAGCCCAAGGGAAACCGAGTCTGAATAGGGCGATTTTGTCATTTGCTGCAGACGCGAAACCTGTGTGATCTACCCATGAGCAGGTTGAAGCGCGGGTTAAACTGCGTGGAGGACCGAACCCACTTAGGTTGAAAACTGAGGGGATGACTTGTGGGGAGGACTGAAAGTGTAATCAAACCAGGAGATAGCTCGTTCTCTCCGAAATATCTTGAGGGATAGCGTCGAGTAAATTAGTGACCGGGGGTAGAGATACTGAATCGGATGGGGGCCCTTCCCAGGGTACCCCACCGAACCAAACTCCGAATACCGGTTCACCTTACCTCGGCAGTCAGTCCCTGGGGGATAAGCTCCAGGGTCGAGAGGGAAACAACCCAGATCGCCTGCTAAGGTCCCGAAGGACCACTTAGTCACTAAGGAAGTTGAAATGCTGTGACAGCTGGGATGTTGGCTTAGAAGCAGCCACCATTTAAAAAGTGCGTAACAGCTTACCAGTCGAGCATTTCTGCGCCGATAATGAACGGGAGTAAGTGGTACACCGAAGCAGCGGGTTCTAACATTCGTGTTAGAGCGGTAGGAGAGCGCCGATGATCAGATACGAGCCGTACGGTAACGAGCGGTGTTGGGGTCATCGGGTGATTATGCCGGAATGAGTAACGATAAAACAGGTGAGAATCCTGTTCGCCGAAAGCCTAAGGTTTCCTGGGGAAGGCAATTCCGCCCAGGGTTAGCCGGTACCTTACTCGAGGCCGAAAGGCGTAGAGGATGGATAGTAGGTCAATATTCCTACGCCGGTTGTGTATTCGATGCAGGGACGGCGTCCAGAAAGTGAGCGGTACGAATAGAAATGTCCGTAGCGAAAGCTGAGAGATTCGGGATTAAATCACCGATGTTTATCAAGGCTAAGCTCGAGAGCGTTTAAGTTCTCGAAGTTACTGGAAGGACGTCCAAGAAAAGCTGCTAGGTTAAGCAACTGACCGTACTAAAACTGACACAGGTAGGTGAGAAGAGAATTCTAAGGCGCTCGGGAGAACTGTGGTTAAGGAACTCTGCAAAATGGCCCCGTAAGTTCGCGATAAGGGGCGCCCACCTCGGTGGGCCACAGAAAATCGGCTCTAACGACTGTTTATCAAAAACACAGGTCTCTGCTAACACGCAAGTGGATGTATAGAGACTGACGCCTGCCCGGTGTTGGTAGGTTAAGGAAGAGGGTTAGGTCTTCGGACCGAAGCTCGCGACCGAAGCCCCAATAAACGGCGGCCCTAACTATGAGGGTCCTAAGGTAGCGAAGTTCCTTGTCGGGTAAGTTCCGACCTGCATGAAAGGCGTAACGATTGGAGCACTGTCTCAACCACAGACCCGGTGAAATTGTAGTTGTGGTGAAGATGCCACATACCCGCGGTTAGACGGAAAGACCCCGTGAACCTTTACTGTAGGCTGATATTGGGTTGAGATATAATTTGTGTAGGATAGCTGGGAGGCTTTGAGACCGGTACGCCAGTATCGGAGGAGCCATCGTTGAAATACCAGCCTGGTTATATTTTAATTCTAACTTCGATCCCCTGAATCGGGGCGAAGGACAGTGTCAGTCGGGCAGTTTGACTGGGGCGGTCTCCTCCCAAAGAGTAACGGAGGAGTGCAAAGGTACACTCAGCCTGGTCGGCAATCAGGCGTAGAGAGTAAAGTTAGAAGTGTGCTTGACTGCGAGACCCATAAGTCGAGCAGGTACGAAAGTAGGTCTTAGTGATCCGGTAATCCCGAATGGAAGGGTTATCGCTCATCAGATAAAAGGTACTCCGGGGATAACAGGCTTATCGCATCCGAGCGTCCACAGCGGCGATGCGGTTTGGCACCTCGATGTCGGCTCATCACATCCTGGGGGTGTAGAAGCTCCCAAGGGTTTGGCTGTTCGCCAATGAAAGTGGTACGTGAGCTGGGTTCAGACCGTCGTGAGACAGGTCGGTCCCTATCTGCCGTGGGCGTTCGAGTCTTGAGGAGATTCAACTTTAGTACGAGAGGATTTAGTTGGACGAAGCGCTGGTGTACCAGTTGTCGCGCTAGCGGCACGGCTGGATAGCTAACTTCGGAAAGGATAAACGCTGAAAGCATCTAAGCGTGAAGCCCGCTCCAAGATTAGGACTCGTAGTCATACGACGAGAGCCCCCTGAAAGACGATCAGGTTGATAGGCTGGACGTGTAAGCATGGTAACGTGTTAAGCTAACCAGTACTAACGGGCGAAAGATTGGCCGTCGATATCCCGCACTCAAATCTATTAGATTCTAAGTGCTTCGGCGAGCTTGCTTTGAAGAGACAACTACCAAACAACCGGCGTCATAGCGGTGAAATACCCGTTATGATGTCTTTCCGGCGACCATATCGTAAAGGTTATACCTGTTCCCATCCCGAACACAGTAGTCAAGCTTTATGAGCCGATGATAGTGCATACCAGCGTGAAAGTAGGTATTGCCGGATTTTTAAAAACCCCTTTGCAGTTCGCTGCAAAGGGGTTTTTTTGTAGACCGGACGAGCGGACTCTTTGGGGCGAGACTTGTTGCCTTTGGCATGTTCGCTCGGATAGAATGCCCCGCTTGCTTTGAAATTGCCTTTCCCCACTCATCCCAAAGTTGGAGTACTCCGTATGCTGAAACACCTGTTCCTTACCTTAACCCTTACCGCGATCCCCGCGTTTGCGATTGGACAAGAAACTGTGAAAGAAGACCAACCTGAAATCAAAGCGGGTCCCGATGACTCACAAGAGAAAGTCAAGCCAGGACCGATCGACAAGGACGCGCCTCGCGAGTTCAAGAAGACCGACTCGGGTCTTAAGTTTCGCATCCTGCGAAAGAGCGACCAACCAAAGCCAAAGGCCACCGATGCGGTCGAAGTTCACTACAAAGGGTGGCTCGACGACAAGAAGATCTTTGACAGCTCTTATCGACGGGCTGAGAAAATCTCATTCCCCCTTCGCGGCGTTATCGCGGGATGGACCGAGGGAATGCAATTAGTGGGTGAAGGCGGAATGATCGAGCTCGAGATTCCAGGGGAACTCGGCTATGGGCGTCGCGGGATGCCCGGTGCGATCCCTCCAAATGCAACGCTGCACTTCATCGTCGAGTTGTTCGATGTCAAGTAGTTCGTGGTCTGCGAACAGGAGTTTCTTCAACGCCAATGCGTTAGGGAAAACGTCGTAGAGCGTATTGACGGATGGGGGCGATTTGAGGCCAGGACCCGTCCTGGCTTGATCGATCAAGCCGGAACAGGAGCCGGCCATCGGTTTTACACGGCAACGAGTTTTCCCGAGAAACAGGATCAGTGGAACGACTCGTGGACCGTCAAGTTTAAAACCTCGAGTTGGGACGTAGTGGACTTCGCCAGAAGTCCCTTAGAATATTTGAGTTACGGATTTCTGGCGAAATCCACTACCCTAAAACTGAGTGCTGACAGTCCACTAGTACTCCACTTCGACGCCGATGTACGGGGTGATGCCGGGCGACAGAACGATGGTCTGGGCGAAGTCGTTGGCCGGATCGGCGGGTAACCTCAAATTCAGATGTTCGTAGTAGTTTCGATCGAACAGATTCTCGACGCCTGCGGTGATGTTGACATGGTCGCGAGGGCGCAGGTAACCGCGTAAGTACGAGGTCGCGAACCCAGGAGTGTCGGTCTCTAAGGGAATCGGGACCGTGGAACCCGATGCCGGTACCGGCCGAAGCCGCAGGAAGCGTGCCAGCGTTGACGGGACCACCGCCTGCACCGGAGCCGCCCCATTCAGCGTCACCCCATTGTCCACGTGTTCGCAGTCACCGCGCACTGCACCGGAGCACTTCGATTAAGTTCAACATTGTCCATCACCCGGCCCTGGCAGTTGCACCAGATGGGAGATCCTCATCTCGGCCCCGGTCGCATCCACTGGATCATCGTCGACGTTGGCGTTCGGCGGCCGAACGAACCGTGGATTTGGCCGGACTGGTGTGTTCTTACCGCTGACGATTGCCGCGAACTCACGTCGGTCCTGCGAGGAAACGAGCATCCCGTCTGGGCAGCCGGCGCGGAAGCTCAGCAGATCTTCAAAAAACTCGGAGCATACGT
This is a stretch of genomic DNA from Novipirellula artificiosorum. It encodes these proteins:
- a CDS encoding FKBP-type peptidyl-prolyl cis-trans isomerase; protein product: MLKHLFLTLTLTAIPAFAIGQETVKEDQPEIKAGPDDSQEKVKPGPIDKDAPREFKKTDSGLKFRILRKSDQPKPKATDAVEVHYKGWLDDKKIFDSSYRRAEKISFPLRGVIAGWTEGMQLVGEGGMIELEIPGELGYGRRGMPGAIPPNATLHFIVELFDVK